The proteins below are encoded in one region of Ornithinimicrobium avium:
- a CDS encoding DUF885 domain-containing protein, whose amino-acid sequence MSESSAQDRFVAIYTEEWAWRERELGRQPRWISGELEPFLPDVSPPAQERRAAHWSCVRDQVLQIDPSELSQRARSDRKVYLYQLDTFLAQHKNRMFEAPINSDTAFWQDILDAARRHYPTPASVEGYLELLDGVPRHFQAHIANMRAGLARGFAPPRITMAGRDATARTVAEARSAADTDLHLPVGRYRGTDADRVAQHIGPQLERVLEEQVLPAFRELAAFLADDYFPHLPLEISATKNWGEEFYRDQVREFATLDLTPEQVHQAGLDAVAEITARMGEVAHEAGFDGDAPAMLAHMRTDPSFYVDTPQALLKEAAWHAKKFDGVVHQYFGRVPRQRFAIIEPPADLAPFYTFGRGGVDHYVLNTYSLPDRPLFSLPALTLHEAAPGHAFQIPYALEMTDLPPFRRFFYNSAYGEGWALYGEHLGVEMGMYTTPFETMGMLSYQMWRAVRLVVDPGIHALGWTRQQAIDYLAANTAIGMHEVVTEIDRYISWPGQAVAYYLGKTTILQARQRAEAALGDDFDLRAFHDLVLSLGAVPLEVLDDEVDAFVRDGGRSPFASKEAAA is encoded by the coding sequence ATGTCAGAGTCGAGCGCACAGGACCGGTTCGTCGCGATCTACACCGAGGAGTGGGCCTGGCGCGAGCGCGAGCTGGGTCGCCAGCCACGCTGGATCTCCGGCGAGCTCGAGCCCTTCCTCCCCGACGTCTCACCCCCGGCGCAGGAACGCCGCGCCGCCCACTGGAGCTGCGTCCGCGACCAGGTGCTCCAGATCGACCCCTCCGAGCTGAGTCAGCGCGCCCGCTCGGACCGCAAGGTCTACCTCTACCAGCTGGACACCTTCCTGGCCCAGCACAAGAACCGGATGTTCGAGGCGCCCATCAACTCCGACACCGCCTTCTGGCAGGACATCCTCGACGCGGCCCGACGGCATTACCCCACCCCCGCGAGCGTGGAGGGCTACCTCGAGCTGCTGGACGGGGTCCCGCGGCACTTCCAGGCTCACATCGCCAACATGCGCGCCGGGCTGGCCCGCGGCTTCGCCCCGCCCCGCATCACGATGGCCGGGCGCGACGCCACCGCACGCACCGTCGCCGAGGCGCGGTCGGCTGCCGACACCGACCTCCACCTGCCCGTGGGCCGCTACCGCGGCACCGACGCGGACAGGGTCGCGCAGCACATCGGGCCGCAGCTCGAACGCGTCCTCGAGGAGCAGGTGCTGCCCGCGTTCCGCGAGCTCGCGGCGTTCCTGGCCGACGACTACTTCCCGCACCTGCCGCTGGAGATCTCGGCCACGAAGAACTGGGGGGAGGAGTTCTACCGGGACCAGGTGCGGGAGTTCGCGACCCTCGACCTCACGCCCGAGCAGGTCCACCAGGCCGGGCTGGACGCCGTCGCCGAGATCACGGCACGGATGGGCGAGGTCGCGCACGAGGCCGGCTTCGACGGCGACGCGCCCGCGATGCTGGCCCACATGCGCACGGACCCCTCCTTCTACGTCGACACGCCGCAGGCCCTCCTCAAGGAGGCAGCGTGGCACGCGAAGAAGTTCGACGGCGTCGTGCACCAGTACTTCGGGCGCGTCCCCCGCCAGCGCTTCGCCATCATCGAGCCGCCGGCCGACCTCGCCCCGTTCTACACGTTCGGGCGCGGTGGCGTGGACCACTACGTCCTCAACACCTACTCCCTGCCCGACCGGCCACTCTTCTCGCTACCTGCGCTCACCCTGCACGAGGCGGCACCCGGGCACGCCTTCCAGATCCCCTACGCGTTGGAGATGACGGACCTGCCGCCCTTCCGCCGCTTCTTCTACAACTCGGCGTATGGCGAGGGCTGGGCGCTCTACGGTGAGCACCTGGGCGTGGAGATGGGGATGTACACCACCCCGTTCGAGACCATGGGCATGCTCAGCTACCAGATGTGGCGCGCGGTCCGGCTGGTGGTCGACCCCGGCATCCACGCCCTGGGATGGACCAGGCAGCAGGCCATCGACTACCTCGCGGCCAACACCGCGATCGGGATGCACGAGGTCGTCACCGAGATCGACCGCTACATCAGCTGGCCCGGGCAGGCGGTCGCCTACTACCTGGGCAAGACCACGATCCTGCAGGCGCGGCAGCGGGCCGAGGCGGCCCTCGGGGACGACTTCGACCTGCGCGCCTTCCACGACCTGGTGCTCTCCCTGGGCGCAGTCCCCCTGGAGGTCCTCGATGACGAGGTCGATGCCTTCGTCCGGGACGGCGGCAGGTCCCCCTTCGCGAGCAAGGAGGCAGCCGCATGA
- a CDS encoding type II toxin-antitoxin system RelE family toxin produces MCSSAPRTYRARGDAGRAQRRRGAGRHPGGRRRLPASTPRTTSPSHPQRVGRWLRGQLEGIHSARRGTYRVLYRINEPAREVVVLRTEHRRDVDGRH; encoded by the coding sequence CTGTGCTCCTCAGCACCGAGGACCTACCGAGCTCGAGGAGACGCTGGCCGTGCTCAGCGACGACGAGGCGCTGGCCGACATCCGGGAGGCCGACGTCGCCTACCGGCGTCCACCCCTCGGACCACGTCGCCCTCCCACCCTCAGCGTGTCGGCAGATGGCTACGTGGACAGCTCGAGGGGATCCACTCGGCGAGGCGAGGTACCTACCGCGTTCTCTACCGGATCAACGAACCGGCACGCGAGGTTGTCGTCCTGCGGACCGAGCATCGACGGGACGTGGACGGACGGCACTGA
- a CDS encoding metal-dependent hydrolase family protein — MTLVVRDVRLAADDAPVDVTLSDGLIDAISPAAGPGPAGDDAEVIEGGGGTLLPGLIDAHFHAYGVEIENLAINAHPLSYVGIKGAVRCRAALERGFTTVRDVAGGDPGLAAALRERVLPGPDYFYTGPALSQTGGHGDEHPGVLDLCSGHGHMGEVVDGVDALRAAVRKRFRAGVHAIKVMASGGVVSPTDPIQLSQYSEEELETVCREAARRGSYVAAHAYPAEAVRRAVAAGVRSIEHGNLIDEGAADDMAAAGAFLVPTLVAYDAMSRRGSDSGLSAEGLRKNGEVLLRGQDAVQLAHRAGVRVGWGSDLMGDLEDEQLRGLELQADASGLDETLRSATEVNAELMGLTDRGRIEVGLRADLLILPGRLAEDPALLWTNRPGRIVIQSGRVAARDGRLVD; from the coding sequence ATGACGCTGGTCGTCCGGGACGTCCGCCTGGCCGCCGACGACGCCCCTGTGGACGTCACCCTGTCGGACGGACTGATCGACGCGATCTCTCCCGCCGCCGGACCCGGTCCCGCCGGGGACGACGCGGAGGTGATCGAAGGCGGCGGCGGGACGCTGCTGCCCGGCCTCATCGACGCGCACTTCCACGCTTACGGCGTCGAGATCGAGAACCTGGCCATCAACGCCCACCCGCTGAGCTATGTCGGCATCAAGGGGGCCGTGCGCTGCCGGGCGGCCCTCGAGCGCGGCTTCACCACCGTCCGCGACGTGGCCGGCGGCGACCCCGGACTGGCGGCCGCGCTCCGGGAGCGCGTCCTGCCGGGTCCCGACTACTTCTACACCGGGCCGGCGCTGTCACAGACGGGCGGACACGGAGACGAACATCCCGGCGTCCTCGACCTGTGCTCCGGCCACGGCCACATGGGGGAGGTGGTCGACGGGGTCGATGCCCTCCGGGCGGCTGTGCGCAAGCGCTTCCGTGCCGGCGTCCACGCGATCAAGGTGATGGCCTCGGGCGGGGTCGTCTCACCGACCGACCCCATCCAGCTGTCGCAGTATTCGGAGGAGGAGCTGGAGACGGTGTGCCGGGAGGCTGCCAGGCGTGGCAGCTACGTGGCTGCCCACGCCTATCCTGCCGAGGCCGTGCGCCGCGCGGTCGCCGCGGGAGTCAGGTCCATCGAGCACGGCAACCTCATCGACGAGGGGGCCGCGGACGACATGGCGGCCGCCGGCGCCTTCCTCGTGCCGACCCTGGTGGCCTACGACGCGATGAGCCGCCGTGGCTCGGACAGCGGGCTGTCTGCGGAGGGACTGCGCAAGAACGGCGAGGTCCTCCTGCGCGGTCAGGACGCGGTCCAGCTGGCCCACCGTGCCGGCGTCCGGGTCGGATGGGGCTCGGACCTGATGGGAGACCTGGAGGACGAGCAGCTGAGAGGCCTCGAGCTGCAGGCCGACGCCTCCGGGCTGGATGAGACCCTGCGCTCGGCGACGGAGGTCAACGCCGAGCTGATGGGTCTGACCGACCGAGGCCGCATCGAGGTCGGTCTTCGCGCCGACCTGCTCATCCTGCCGGGACGTCTGGCCGAGGACCCCGCCCTGCTGTGGACCAACAGACCGGGACGGATCGTCATACAGTCTGGTCGCGTGGCCGCCCGGGACGGCCGCCTGGTGGACTGA
- a CDS encoding DoxX family protein — MPTPCPRPPADVEALAAVFLTSGALHLVRPQVFEPIVPRQLPARRELVLVSGVAELACAVGLLAPRTRAPAGMASALLLLGVFPANVQMSLSYGRRAARTRRPAHVLAFVGTLARLPLQWPLVRTALRAGVARTATVA, encoded by the coding sequence GTGCCCACCCCCTGTCCTCGCCCACCGGCCGACGTCGAAGCGCTCGCCGCCGTCTTCCTCACCTCCGGCGCCCTGCACCTGGTCCGCCCGCAGGTCTTCGAGCCGATCGTGCCCAGGCAGCTGCCAGCGCGGCGGGAGCTCGTCCTGGTCTCCGGGGTGGCCGAGCTGGCGTGCGCGGTGGGTCTCCTTGCCCCGCGCACCCGGGCTCCGGCCGGGATGGCGAGCGCGCTCCTGCTCCTAGGGGTCTTCCCGGCCAACGTGCAGATGAGCCTCTCCTACGGCCGGCGTGCGGCGCGGACCCGTAGGCCGGCGCACGTGCTGGCCTTCGTCGGGACGCTGGCGCGGCTGCCGCTGCAGTGGCCCTTGGTCAGGACCGCCCTGCGGGCGGGAGTGGCCCGCACGGCGACCGTTGCGTGA
- a CDS encoding IPT/TIG domain-containing protein yields MLGPYVSGSGPMHGPPGTMVTVSGRNFAPARWDNTVRFGGVDGLVVSASSTSLRAIVPYGAADGPVEVETGGRSASSTVDFVVDPFPAVGTGGDGPPIFFHGAGEGQPSAGVDPIGTPKVLVVCCNATDKVPSDPSTTRSAIMTEFDHAVTYYDQVSYGRTRLDLDYTVWVALGGAYTDYVDASINNIDNPDGLNRIMAEAAQGAVDQGLDLDDYVAMAVVLFLDGGFIRAWGGWSSSNFSYSDAATSINITTSAPLGLMAIGDNADWGRFAHEVAHNFVDAGAVLGEDVYSSDLVDPAVATAQSFDLMGNHDSHPCFSAHFMQQLGYWDASNVVELDWDRNPFSQTYTLQAHGSVENAATSRAHALRIKIGSGLFYYVEVRERNGGPGNSLVFDTAIPVGSGTGGVLVTKVFTDRVDLNQEMRFVTLLHDALTQSSGAVIEDPLRGLRITVGAPTSTNPLVVDVGVEWAQTIGPNPAGTFDLEMSQSGASWVSDDVWVDRQPWGISPEQVDGSTVATLERPRPGETNRLYAQVRCTGADAAADVKMTYYAISPPGVGDNGAWAPIATTLIPSIASGGSADAFVRWTPTVGEHTCLKVVAGNQFGEVSPGNNQVQENVFHFAAPASSPPDPVTMTFCVRNPREEKVVLSVEALGAAQGYVVHVPHRWVEVDARGERRLELTVLPTSDIKNYLFLEKPGRRSELPSTAWGDLVGRLPHSYDKELPVTGNPGSTHRTVGGIGVSVTPKHRGDIRLDKDESSDSVYLTGQVRPAAPQQRVTLAIRPERADDPMVVDVLTDDDGRFWAQIPLKALLGHDGPWAARKLRGGRFEAWAETTSSQVWAPTRSEPVYFDVDRPQG; encoded by the coding sequence GTGCTGGGCCCGTACGTGAGCGGGTCCGGCCCGATGCACGGACCGCCCGGCACGATGGTGACCGTCAGCGGGAGGAACTTCGCACCGGCGCGCTGGGACAACACCGTGCGCTTCGGCGGCGTCGACGGGCTGGTCGTGTCCGCGAGCTCCACGAGCCTGCGTGCGATCGTGCCCTACGGGGCTGCCGACGGGCCGGTCGAGGTGGAGACGGGGGGCCGGAGCGCGAGCAGCACCGTCGACTTCGTCGTCGACCCGTTCCCGGCCGTCGGCACCGGCGGCGACGGACCGCCGATCTTCTTCCACGGCGCCGGCGAGGGGCAGCCGTCGGCCGGGGTCGACCCGATCGGCACGCCCAAGGTCCTCGTCGTCTGCTGCAACGCCACCGACAAGGTCCCGTCGGACCCGTCGACGACGCGCTCGGCGATCATGACCGAGTTCGACCACGCGGTGACCTACTACGACCAGGTGTCCTACGGGCGGACGCGGCTCGACCTCGACTACACCGTCTGGGTCGCGCTCGGCGGCGCCTACACCGACTACGTCGACGCGAGCATCAACAACATCGACAACCCCGACGGGCTCAACCGGATCATGGCCGAGGCCGCGCAGGGCGCGGTCGACCAGGGGCTGGACCTCGACGACTACGTCGCGATGGCGGTCGTGCTCTTCCTCGACGGCGGGTTCATCCGCGCGTGGGGCGGCTGGTCGTCGAGCAACTTCAGCTACTCCGACGCCGCCACCTCGATCAACATCACCACCTCGGCCCCGCTGGGCCTGATGGCGATCGGCGACAACGCGGACTGGGGGCGCTTCGCGCACGAGGTCGCCCACAACTTCGTCGACGCGGGGGCGGTGCTGGGCGAGGACGTCTACTCCTCCGACCTCGTGGACCCGGCCGTGGCCACCGCCCAGAGCTTCGACCTGATGGGCAACCACGACTCGCACCCGTGCTTCAGCGCGCACTTCATGCAGCAGCTGGGCTACTGGGACGCGAGCAACGTCGTCGAGCTGGACTGGGACCGCAACCCGTTCTCCCAGACCTACACCCTCCAGGCGCACGGCTCGGTGGAGAACGCCGCCACCTCGCGGGCGCACGCGCTGCGCATCAAGATCGGCAGCGGGCTCTTCTACTACGTGGAGGTGCGGGAGCGCAACGGCGGCCCGGGCAACTCCCTCGTCTTCGACACCGCGATCCCGGTGGGTTCGGGCACCGGCGGGGTCCTGGTCACCAAGGTGTTCACCGACCGGGTGGACCTCAACCAGGAGATGCGCTTCGTCACCCTGCTCCACGACGCGCTCACCCAGAGCAGCGGCGCGGTGATCGAGGACCCGCTGCGGGGGCTGAGGATCACCGTCGGTGCGCCCACCTCGACCAACCCGCTCGTCGTCGACGTGGGCGTCGAGTGGGCCCAGACCATCGGGCCGAACCCGGCCGGCACCTTCGACCTCGAGATGAGCCAGTCGGGGGCGTCCTGGGTCAGCGACGACGTGTGGGTGGACCGCCAGCCCTGGGGCATCAGCCCCGAGCAGGTCGACGGCAGCACCGTCGCCACCCTCGAGCGACCCCGGCCCGGCGAGACCAACCGGCTCTACGCGCAGGTGCGCTGCACCGGGGCGGACGCCGCCGCCGACGTGAAGATGACCTACTACGCCATCAGCCCGCCCGGCGTCGGCGACAACGGCGCGTGGGCACCGATCGCCACGACGCTCATCCCGAGCATCGCCAGCGGCGGCAGCGCGGACGCCTTCGTCAGGTGGACGCCGACGGTCGGGGAGCACACCTGCCTGAAGGTGGTGGCCGGCAACCAGTTCGGCGAGGTCTCACCCGGCAACAACCAGGTGCAGGAGAACGTCTTCCACTTCGCCGCCCCGGCCAGCAGCCCGCCCGACCCGGTCACCATGACGTTCTGCGTGCGCAACCCGCGCGAGGAGAAGGTCGTCCTGTCCGTCGAGGCGCTCGGCGCCGCCCAGGGGTATGTCGTGCACGTCCCCCACCGCTGGGTCGAGGTGGACGCCAGGGGCGAGCGCCGGCTGGAGCTGACCGTCCTGCCGACCTCGGACATCAAGAACTATCTCTTCCTCGAGAAGCCGGGGCGCAGGAGCGAGCTGCCGTCGACGGCGTGGGGCGACCTGGTCGGCCGGCTGCCCCACAGCTATGACAAGGAGCTGCCGGTCACCGGCAACCCGGGCTCGACCCACCGCACGGTCGGCGGGATCGGGGTGTCGGTCACGCCCAAGCACAGGGGCGACATCCGGCTGGACAAGGACGAGTCGTCCGACTCTGTCTACCTGACCGGCCAGGTGCGCCCCGCCGCGCCGCAGCAGCGGGTCACGCTCGCCATCCGTCCCGAGCGGGCCGACGACCCGATGGTCGTCGACGTGCTCACCGACGACGACGGGAGATTCTGGGCGCAGATCCCGCTCAAGGCGCTCCTGGGCCACGACGGCCCGTGGGCTGCTCGCAAGCTGCGGGGCGGCCGGTTCGAGGCCTGGGCGGAGACGACGAGCTCGCAGGTGTGGGCGCCGACCCGGTCCGAGCCGGTGTACTTCGACGTCGACCGTCCGCAGGGGTAG
- a CDS encoding ATP-binding cassette domain-containing protein, protein MSEVPLLRAQGIGKVFKVPERSGLLPRTRDFQALQDVSFKVHHGETVALVGESGSGKSTTARIAARLIDPTSGRLEFEGKDVTQSRGRELTTLRSSVQFVFQDPYSSLNPRHTVEQIITAPLVYQGRAVPGGSRQFAGTLLEQVGLKPEYVDRYPHQFSGGQAQRIGIARAIALRPALVICDEAVSALDVSVQAQIIELLRDLQRSYGFSYLFIAHDLAVVRQLAHWVCVMNQGRIVEQGGRDQIFTDPQHPYTRELLAAIPRIPAEWSSPDT, encoded by the coding sequence GTGAGTGAGGTTCCCCTCCTGCGCGCGCAGGGGATCGGCAAGGTCTTCAAGGTGCCCGAGCGCTCCGGCCTGCTCCCGCGGACGCGCGACTTCCAGGCGCTCCAGGACGTCAGCTTCAAGGTGCACCACGGCGAGACCGTCGCCCTGGTCGGCGAGTCGGGGTCCGGCAAGTCCACCACGGCACGCATCGCGGCCCGGCTGATCGACCCGACGTCCGGCCGGCTGGAGTTCGAGGGCAAGGACGTCACGCAGAGCCGTGGCCGTGAGCTGACGACACTGCGCTCGAGCGTGCAGTTCGTCTTCCAGGACCCGTACTCGTCGCTGAACCCGCGTCATACCGTGGAGCAGATCATCACCGCTCCCCTCGTCTACCAGGGGCGAGCGGTCCCGGGAGGATCCCGGCAGTTCGCGGGCACGCTGCTGGAACAGGTCGGTCTCAAGCCCGAGTACGTGGACCGCTACCCGCACCAGTTCTCCGGCGGGCAGGCCCAGCGCATCGGGATCGCGCGCGCGATCGCGTTGCGCCCGGCGCTGGTGATCTGCGACGAGGCTGTGTCCGCCCTGGACGTGTCCGTGCAGGCCCAGATCATCGAGCTGCTCCGCGACCTGCAGCGGTCCTACGGCTTCTCCTACCTCTTCATCGCCCACGACCTCGCGGTCGTCCGCCAGCTGGCGCACTGGGTCTGCGTGATGAACCAGGGTCGCATCGTGGAACAGGGCGGCCGGGACCAGATCTTCACCGACCCGCAGCACCCCTACACCCGCGAGCTGCTCGCCGCGATCCCCCGGATCCCGGCCGAGTGGTCGAGCCCGGACACCTAA
- a CDS encoding ABC transporter ATP-binding protein, whose translation MTAPLLTLDRLTISFPDGSGSATPVLQDMSFELARGESLGIVGQSGSGKSMTALAIMGLLPPEAAYTGEICFDGTDVTHLPDRRMRALRGDRMAMIFQDPLSSLNPYYTVGSQIAEAYRAHRGGSRRAAHKVAVEAMEAVHIRDARSRVDHYPHQFSGGMRQRIMIAMALACEPDLIIADEPTTALDVTVQAQVLGLIDEVQERMGSALIFITHDLAVVAQVSDRVLVLKEGQVVETGRTRDVFSSPRADYTRELLAATPRIDDPVPDLLTRHEVLAAGGRPEVPGE comes from the coding sequence ATGACCGCACCCCTGCTGACCCTGGACCGCCTCACCATCTCCTTCCCGGACGGCAGCGGCTCGGCCACCCCCGTCCTGCAGGACATGTCCTTCGAGCTGGCCCGCGGGGAGTCCCTCGGCATCGTCGGGCAGTCCGGCTCGGGCAAGTCCATGACTGCCCTGGCCATCATGGGGCTGCTCCCGCCCGAAGCGGCATATACCGGCGAGATCTGTTTCGACGGGACCGACGTCACGCACCTGCCGGACCGCCGGATGCGGGCGTTGCGCGGCGACCGCATGGCGATGATCTTCCAGGATCCCCTGTCCTCCCTGAACCCCTACTACACGGTGGGCTCGCAGATCGCCGAGGCCTACCGCGCGCACCGGGGCGGGTCCCGGCGTGCCGCGCACAAGGTCGCCGTCGAGGCGATGGAGGCGGTGCACATCCGCGACGCCAGGTCCCGTGTCGACCACTACCCCCACCAGTTCTCCGGCGGGATGAGGCAGCGGATCATGATCGCCATGGCCCTGGCGTGCGAGCCGGACCTCATCATCGCCGACGAGCCCACGACCGCCCTGGACGTCACGGTCCAGGCGCAGGTGCTCGGGCTGATCGACGAGGTGCAGGAGCGCATGGGGTCCGCCCTTATCTTCATCACCCACGACCTCGCCGTGGTCGCGCAGGTCAGCGACCGCGTGCTCGTCCTCAAGGAGGGCCAGGTCGTGGAGACCGGCCGGACGCGGGACGTCTTCTCCTCGCCCCGGGCCGACTACACCCGAGAGCTGCTCGCCGCCACGCCGCGGATCGACGACCCGGTGCCCGACCTGCTGACCCGCCACGAGGTCCTGGCGGCGGGCGGACGACCGGAGGTGCCCGGTGAGTGA
- a CDS encoding DUF5058 family protein, with translation MTETLQLAHSPVVWGLALGMVGLVLVQTYMFVAMANRYVKDTGVITHAERAKAIRVGTIATIGPAIAVFTVAIVLIGLIGAPITLSRIGIIGSAAFEGLTANAGSGDTLGTAEFTPTLLATATWVMAFGGAGWLVTTILFTKPLETAQEKFEQTNPALIGLVGAMAPFMVFFVMGYEQSMGGITADEGANYGPLAAVVVGALAMWGFVRLAHLRRGLAWMGEWAIGLALVLAIIAGVLAERI, from the coding sequence ATGACCGAGACGCTGCAACTGGCGCACAGCCCCGTCGTGTGGGGGCTGGCGCTCGGGATGGTCGGGCTCGTGCTCGTCCAGACGTACATGTTCGTGGCGATGGCCAACAGGTACGTCAAGGACACCGGGGTCATCACCCACGCCGAACGGGCCAAGGCGATCCGGGTGGGCACGATCGCCACGATCGGGCCGGCGATCGCGGTCTTCACCGTCGCGATCGTGCTCATCGGCCTCATCGGCGCACCGATCACGCTCTCGCGCATCGGGATCATCGGCTCGGCGGCGTTCGAGGGGCTCACCGCCAACGCCGGCTCGGGCGACACCCTCGGCACGGCGGAGTTCACCCCCACGCTGCTGGCCACCGCCACCTGGGTGATGGCCTTCGGCGGCGCCGGCTGGCTGGTCACGACGATCCTGTTCACCAAGCCGCTGGAGACCGCGCAGGAGAAGTTCGAGCAGACCAACCCCGCCCTGATCGGGCTGGTCGGGGCGATGGCGCCCTTCATGGTCTTCTTCGTCATGGGCTACGAGCAGTCGATGGGCGGCATCACCGCCGACGAGGGTGCCAACTACGGCCCACTGGCCGCGGTGGTCGTCGGCGCGCTCGCCATGTGGGGCTTCGTCCGGCTGGCGCACCTGCGCCGCGGGCTGGCCTGGATGGGGGAGTGGGCGATCGGCCTGGCCCTCGTCCTGGCCATCATCGCCGGCGTCCTCGCGGAAAGGATCTGA
- a CDS encoding asparaginase domain-containing protein translates to MRRVAVGSLGGTITMTGGPQGAQPRLGAADLLAGVAGEDLQVEAETLEQLPSASLTPAHVLRAVG, encoded by the coding sequence ATGCGACGTGTGGCGGTCGGGAGCCTGGGCGGGACGATCACGATGACCGGCGGCCCGCAGGGCGCGCAGCCGAGGCTCGGAGCGGCCGACCTGCTGGCCGGGGTGGCGGGGGAGGACCTGCAGGTCGAGGCGGAGACGCTCGAGCAGCTGCCCAGCGCCAGCCTGACCCCCGCGCACGTCCTGCGGGCGGTGGGCTGA
- a CDS encoding fatty acyl-CoA synthetase → MSALITRSSTVDGILRRSAARYRDRTALVFAGRTWSFAELDEAVTRVTAYLLDLGLTKGERVAALGRNSDGYLIGFLACARAGLVHVPLNYNLLGGELGYLLADSGSRALLVDPALERSLAGVDEAVLAGVEHRVPLRDADGSVVEIATAAGELPEVGVEVADTDLAQLLYTSGTTSSPKGAMMSHKALVHEYLSCIVDLDLTAEDHPLHVMPLYHSAQMHVFLLPWLAVGATSTVLEVPDPGEVMRRIEQDGHRAFFAAPTLWVAMTNHADFEGRDLSGLRKAYYGASIMPGPTLRTLLAKAPDCGFYNCFGQSEIAPLACVLRPEDHAQRPDSAGKPVLFVQTRVVDGAGADVPVGESGEILYRSPQLCDGYWGNEEASAEAFSDGWFHSGDLVRMDEEGYVFVVDRIKDVINTGGVLVASRQVEDAIYTHPAVAEVAVVGIPDEKWVEAVAAFVVRKGEVDEAGIVEHVRGQLAAFKVPKRVTFVEDLPRNASGKILKRELRDG, encoded by the coding sequence GTGTCCGCACTCATCACCCGATCCAGCACGGTCGACGGCATCCTGCGGCGCAGCGCCGCACGCTACCGCGACCGCACCGCGCTGGTCTTCGCCGGCCGCACCTGGAGCTTCGCCGAGCTGGACGAGGCGGTGACGCGGGTGACCGCATACCTGCTGGACCTCGGGCTCACCAAGGGTGAGCGGGTGGCGGCGCTGGGGCGGAACAGCGACGGCTACCTGATCGGGTTCCTGGCGTGCGCCCGGGCGGGGCTGGTGCACGTGCCGCTGAACTACAACCTGCTCGGCGGCGAGCTGGGCTACCTGCTGGCCGACTCCGGGAGCCGGGCGCTGCTGGTGGACCCGGCGCTGGAGCGGTCGCTGGCCGGGGTGGACGAGGCGGTCCTGGCGGGGGTGGAGCACCGGGTTCCGCTGCGTGACGCCGACGGCTCGGTGGTCGAGATCGCCACCGCCGCAGGCGAGCTGCCCGAGGTCGGCGTCGAGGTCGCCGACACCGACCTGGCCCAGCTGCTCTACACGTCGGGGACGACCTCCAGCCCCAAGGGCGCGATGATGAGCCACAAGGCGCTGGTGCACGAGTACCTCTCCTGCATCGTCGACCTCGACCTGACGGCCGAGGACCACCCGCTGCACGTGATGCCGCTCTACCACTCCGCGCAGATGCACGTCTTCCTCCTGCCGTGGCTGGCGGTGGGCGCGACCAGCACGGTGCTGGAGGTGCCCGACCCCGGCGAGGTGATGCGGCGGATCGAGCAGGACGGGCACCGGGCGTTCTTCGCGGCACCGACGCTGTGGGTGGCGATGACCAACCACGCCGACTTCGAGGGGCGGGACCTGTCCGGGCTGCGCAAGGCCTACTACGGCGCCTCGATCATGCCGGGCCCGACGCTGCGCACGCTGCTGGCGAAGGCCCCCGACTGCGGGTTCTACAACTGCTTCGGCCAGTCCGAGATCGCGCCGCTGGCCTGCGTGCTGCGGCCCGAGGACCACGCGCAGCGGCCGGACTCGGCGGGCAAGCCGGTGCTCTTCGTGCAGACGCGGGTGGTCGACGGCGCCGGGGCGGACGTGCCGGTGGGCGAGAGCGGGGAGATCCTCTACCGCTCGCCGCAGCTGTGCGACGGCTACTGGGGCAACGAGGAGGCGAGCGCCGAGGCGTTCAGCGACGGGTGGTTCCACTCCGGGGACCTGGTGCGGATGGACGAGGAGGGCTACGTCTTCGTCGTCGACCGGATCAAGGACGTGATCAACACCGGCGGGGTGCTGGTGGCCTCGCGCCAGGTGGAGGACGCGATCTACACCCACCCGGCGGTGGCCGAGGTGGCGGTGGTCGGCATCCCCGACGAGAAGTGGGTCGAGGCCGTCGCGGCGTTCGTCGTGCGCAAGGGCGAGGTGGACGAGGCCGGGATCGTCGAGCACGTGCGTGGCCAGCTGGCGGCGTTCAAGGTGCCCAAGCGGGTGACGTTCGTGGAGGACCTGCCGCGGAACGCCTCGGGCAAGATCCTCAAGCGGGAGCTGCGGGACGGGTAG